A portion of the Brachionichthys hirsutus isolate HB-005 chromosome 6, CSIRO-AGI_Bhir_v1, whole genome shotgun sequence genome contains these proteins:
- the mchr2b gene encoding melanin concentrating hormone receptor 2b: MNDTDIFCRNNQSENLTGQSCFPSTPSPYSDAHVTTFTHIFPLIYGVLCAVGVIANALVIYAVKVCKKKMVSDIYVLNLAVADMLFLLVMPFNIHQLVRDRRWIFGNFMCKAVVVVDVSNQFTTVGTVTVLGIDRYVAIVHPTSEKRTIRFTVMINMLVWLGSFLLSIPVMLYAKVVHKQNLEVCIMDLSGPQDMYWYTLYQTVLGYIIPLIIISTFYSLALYHVFRSIRRVKRKQSVRAKKATKMVLIVIVLFLICWSPYHVIQVINLTNNSPTIPFVYAYNISICLCYSHSCINPLMLLIFAQNYRERLCFGNKCHNKNTPKVKMDGSSGINDPNHCCTVI; the protein is encoded by the exons ATGAATGACACGGACATATTTTGCAGAAACAACCAAAGTGAGAACTTGACTGGCCAGTCTTGTTTCCCCTCCACGCCATCGCCTTACAGCGACGCGCACGTCACCACTTTCACGCACATATTCCCTTTGATTTACGGCGTGCTGTGCGCAGTCGGCGTTATCGCCAACGCACTGGTCATTTACGCGGTGAAGGTGTGCAAGAAGAAAATGGTGTCGGACATCTACGTGCTGAACCTGGCGGTCGCCGACATGCTGTTCCTGCTGGTGATGCCGTTCAACATTCACCAGCTGGTCCGGGACAGGCGCTGGATCTTTGGGAACTTCATGTGCAAAGCGGTCGTGGTGGTGGACGTCAGCAACCAGTTTACCACGGTGGGAACCGTGACTGTGTTGGGCATTGATcg GTACGTCGCTATTGTCCACCCCACCTCAGAGAAGAGGACAATCCGGTTTACCGTCATGATCAACATGCTGGTGTGGCTGGGCAGCTTCCTCCTAAGCATCCCGGTCATGTTGTACGCCAAGGTTGTGCACAAACAGAATTTGGAGGTTTGCATCATGGACCTAAGTGGACCTCAGGACATGTATTGGTACACCCTCTACCAGACTGTCCTGGGCTACATCATCCCTTTAATCATCATTAGCACCTTCTACTCACTCGCCCTCTATCACGTCTTCCGTTCCATCCGCCGTGTCAAACGTAAGCAGTCAGTTCGGGCTAAAAAAGCCACCAAGATGGTCCTTATAGTCATTGTCCTGTTCCTGATCTGCTGGTCGCCCTACCATGTCATTCAGGTGATCAACCTGACCAACAACAGCCCCACTATTCCTTTTGTCTATGCCTACAACATTAGCATCTGTCTCTGCTACTCTCACAGTTGCATCAACCCGCTCATGCTGCTCATCTTTGCCCAGAATTACCGCGAGCGTCTTTGCTTTGGAAACAAATGTCACAACAAGAACACGCCCAAAGTCAAAATGGATGGTTCCAGTGGCATCAATGATCCAAACCACTGTTGCACTGTCATCTAA